The Blautia faecicola genome contains the following window.
TGGTAAGGGTATGAACAAGACAAGACCAAAGCAGTTATCATTCCGAGTAAGTGAAGAAGAATACCAGCAGTTGCAGGAGAAGATTTCAGAGAGTGGAAAGAACCAACAGGAGTATATCCTTTCCTGTGTGCTGGAGAAGCAGATCGTGAATACGGACGGTATCAAAGAACTTCTCCCGGAACTGAA
Protein-coding sequences here:
- a CDS encoding MobC family plasmid mobilization relaxosome protein; this translates as MNKTRPKQLSFRVSEEEYQQLQEKISESGKNQQEYILSCVLEKQIVNTDGIKELLPELKRIGNNLNQIAKRCNEGGMLPSEAEVRKHGEELNKVWQSLRRYLQRRA